In one Micromonospora polyrhachis genomic region, the following are encoded:
- a CDS encoding flavin reductase family protein, protein MFHVNPEPGAQIHHTDPFATPAGERSPVRRLRGRLAATVTLWTAPGPAGLTVSSTVVAEGQPDRLLGLVDEESDFWAAASAAGRFAVAALHPGHRQLADRFAGLFPAPGGLFATGSWTSTEYGPVPADATAWAGCRLDSSREYGWNLLVEATIEAVELVGDLPPLLHHRGRYRELAN, encoded by the coding sequence ATGTTTCACGTGAATCCAGAACCGGGTGCCCAGATCCACCACACCGATCCGTTCGCCACGCCAGCCGGCGAACGTTCCCCCGTACGCCGGTTGCGGGGTCGGTTGGCCGCGACGGTGACCCTCTGGACTGCCCCGGGACCGGCGGGTCTGACCGTCTCCTCCACGGTGGTCGCCGAGGGCCAGCCGGACCGGCTGCTCGGTCTGGTCGACGAGGAGTCGGACTTCTGGGCGGCGGCGTCGGCCGCTGGCCGGTTCGCGGTCGCCGCGCTGCATCCCGGACACCGGCAGCTCGCCGACCGCTTCGCCGGGCTCTTTCCCGCGCCGGGCGGGCTCTTCGCCACCGGCTCCTGGACCTCCACCGAGTACGGCCCGGTGCCGGCCGACGCCACCGCCTGGGCCGGCTGCCGGCTCGACAGCAGCCGGGAGTACGGCTGGAACCTGCTGGTCGAGGCGACGATCGAGGCGGTCGAGCTGGTCGGCGACCTGCCGCCGCTACTGCACCACCGGGGCCGATACCGCGAGCTGGCGAACTGA
- a CDS encoding solute symporter family protein encodes MTGEVLAAATNGTARTLTITLFLVLVAVTLGITVWASRQTRTANDFYAGGRSFSGFQNGLAIGGDYMSAASFLGIAGLIALYGYDGFLYSIGFLVAWLVALLLVAELLRNSGRYTMADVLAFRMRQKPVRTAAAVSTITVSIFYLLAQMVGAGALVALLLGIRPGTTFLGMGAETAKVATIILVGALMIIYVTVGGMKGTTYVQIIKAVLLMGGTLVMTIMVLAHYKFNLSALLGDAAAASGKPDDFLEPGLRYGVEVAGNATQTFYNKVDLLSLGIALVLGTAGLPHILIRFYTVPTAKAARKSVLWAIGIIGTFYLFTLALGFGAAALVGGAAITEQDKAGNTAAPQLAQALGIDFLGGEIGGAAMLAVIAAVAFATILAVVAGLTLASSSSLAHDFYANVIKGGQASERQEVNVARISAFVIGAISIVLSIYAQSLNVAFLVALAFAVAASGNLPAIIYSLFWKRFNTSGAVWAIYGGLVSAVLLVFFSPVVSGAPTSMFPEADWHWFPLSNPGIISIPIGFLCGWIGTMLSKESDEEKYAELEVRALTGAGAH; translated from the coding sequence ATGACCGGCGAGGTGTTGGCGGCGGCCACCAACGGCACCGCTCGTACGTTGACGATCACGCTGTTCCTGGTGCTGGTGGCGGTGACGCTGGGCATCACGGTCTGGGCCAGCAGACAGACCCGGACGGCCAACGACTTCTATGCCGGCGGCCGGTCGTTCTCCGGTTTCCAGAACGGCCTGGCGATCGGCGGCGACTACATGTCGGCCGCGTCCTTCCTGGGCATCGCCGGCCTGATCGCCCTGTACGGCTACGACGGCTTCCTCTACTCCATCGGCTTCCTGGTGGCCTGGCTGGTCGCCCTGCTGCTGGTGGCGGAACTGCTGCGTAACTCGGGCCGCTACACGATGGCCGACGTGCTGGCGTTCCGGATGCGGCAGAAGCCGGTACGTACCGCCGCCGCCGTCTCCACCATCACCGTTTCGATCTTCTATCTGCTGGCGCAGATGGTCGGCGCGGGCGCGCTGGTGGCGCTGCTGTTGGGCATCCGCCCCGGTACCACGTTCCTCGGCATGGGCGCGGAGACCGCGAAGGTCGCCACCATCATCCTGGTCGGCGCTCTGATGATCATCTACGTGACGGTGGGTGGCATGAAGGGCACCACCTACGTACAGATCATCAAGGCCGTACTGCTGATGGGCGGCACCCTGGTGATGACGATCATGGTGCTGGCGCACTACAAGTTCAACCTGTCCGCCCTGCTCGGCGACGCGGCGGCGGCCTCCGGCAAGCCGGACGACTTCCTCGAACCGGGGCTACGGTACGGCGTCGAGGTGGCCGGCAACGCCACCCAGACCTTCTACAACAAGGTCGACCTGTTGTCGCTCGGCATCGCCCTGGTGCTCGGCACGGCCGGCCTGCCGCACATCCTGATCCGCTTCTACACGGTGCCGACCGCCAAGGCGGCCCGTAAGAGCGTGCTCTGGGCGATCGGCATCATCGGTACGTTCTACCTGTTCACCCTGGCCCTGGGCTTCGGCGCGGCGGCCCTGGTCGGCGGTGCGGCCATCACCGAGCAGGACAAGGCCGGCAACACGGCGGCCCCACAGCTCGCCCAGGCACTCGGCATCGACTTCCTCGGCGGTGAGATCGGTGGCGCGGCGATGCTGGCCGTCATCGCGGCGGTGGCCTTCGCCACCATCCTGGCCGTGGTCGCCGGCCTGACGCTGGCCTCCTCGTCCAGCCTCGCCCACGACTTCTACGCCAACGTCATCAAGGGCGGCCAGGCGTCGGAACGGCAGGAGGTCAACGTCGCCCGGATCTCGGCGTTCGTCATCGGGGCGATCTCCATCGTGCTGTCTATCTACGCGCAGAGCCTCAACGTCGCCTTCCTGGTGGCGCTGGCCTTCGCGGTGGCCGCTTCCGGCAACCTGCCGGCGATCATCTACAGCCTGTTCTGGAAGCGGTTCAACACCTCGGGCGCGGTCTGGGCGATCTACGGCGGCCTGGTCTCCGCCGTACTGCTGGTGTTCTTCTCCCCGGTGGTCTCCGGCGCGCCCACCTCGATGTTCCCCGAGGCGGACTGGCACTGGTTCCCGCTGTCCAACCCGGGCATCATCTCGATCCCGATCGGTTTCCTCTGTGGCTGGATCGGCACGATGCTCTCGAAGGAGAGCGACGAAGAAAAGTACGCCGAGCTGGAGGTCCGTGCCCTGACCGGTGCCGGAGCACACTGA
- a CDS encoding dihydrofolate reductase family protein: protein MRKLVYYVGVSIDGRLAGPSGEVDFYPVGEGEAAAAYMAWVNGRYPETVPTQYRPHVGLADAPNKRFDTVLMGLNTYRAVLDQGISNPYAHLRQYVVSRSLDRIEDPTVELVRDPVALIRDLKREDGLDIWLCGGGGLAGSLLPEIDELIIKSYPVIAGAGATLVEGGFRPTAFAPTGHRSFPNGASITWYARRADA from the coding sequence TTGCGCAAGCTGGTCTACTACGTCGGCGTGTCCATCGATGGCCGCCTCGCGGGCCCGAGTGGGGAGGTGGACTTCTACCCGGTCGGTGAAGGGGAGGCCGCTGCCGCGTACATGGCCTGGGTCAACGGGCGCTATCCGGAGACCGTTCCCACGCAGTACCGTCCGCACGTCGGCCTCGCGGACGCCCCCAACAAGCGCTTCGATACCGTCCTGATGGGGCTGAACACCTACCGGGCTGTGCTTGACCAAGGGATCAGCAACCCGTACGCGCACCTGCGGCAGTACGTCGTCTCCCGTTCCCTGGACCGGATCGAAGACCCTACGGTGGAACTGGTGCGCGACCCGGTTGCGCTCATCCGGGACCTCAAGCGTGAGGACGGGCTGGACATCTGGCTCTGCGGTGGGGGAGGACTGGCCGGCTCACTGCTGCCCGAGATCGACGAACTGATCATCAAGAGCTATCCCGTGATCGCGGGCGCGGGTGCCACCCTCGTCGAGGGCGGCTTCCGTCCCACCGCGTTCGCCCCGACCGGCCACAGGTCGTTCCCCAACGGTGCCAGCATCACCTGGTACGCGAGGCGCGCGGACGCATAG
- a CDS encoding TetR/AcrR family transcriptional regulator: protein MRRNDERRAALIDAAIEVLAEQGARGLTFRAVDGAARVPTGTASNYFANRDDLFTHIGARIYERLQPDEETIVRHLEGAQDREKFTAVMRETVRRVAGFRTGYLALLELRLEATRRPELRAVLTRSVRADVDANVAGHQASGLPGDATSVRLLHMALNWLIVERLTLPEVYSEQEADDLVARAVERLA from the coding sequence ATGCGCAGGAACGACGAGAGGAGGGCGGCGCTCATCGACGCCGCCATCGAGGTGCTTGCCGAGCAGGGCGCGCGAGGGCTGACCTTCCGGGCAGTGGACGGCGCGGCACGGGTCCCCACGGGGACGGCGTCCAACTACTTCGCCAACCGCGACGACCTGTTCACCCACATCGGTGCGCGCATCTACGAGCGCCTCCAGCCGGACGAGGAGACCATCGTCCGGCACCTGGAGGGCGCACAGGACCGGGAGAAGTTCACTGCGGTGATGCGCGAGACCGTCCGCCGGGTCGCCGGATTCCGTACGGGCTACCTGGCACTGCTGGAACTGCGGCTTGAGGCGACTCGGCGTCCCGAACTGCGGGCCGTACTCACGCGGAGCGTGCGCGCCGACGTCGATGCCAACGTCGCCGGTCACCAGGCGTCCGGGTTACCCGGCGACGCGACCTCGGTGCGGTTGCTGCACATGGCGCTGAACTGGCTGATCGTCGAGCGTCTCACGCTGCCGGAGGTGTACTCCGAGCAGGAGGCCGACGACCTCGTCGCCCGCGCCGTGGAGCGGCTCGCCTAG
- a CDS encoding SRPBCC family protein translates to MPVVEAVTTVPVPPDLAFAVSQTTAPIRYRWDPFVREQHFTDGASHPGKGVRTFTRSRHGLGMVSEYVSFAPPSHVGMKMVRGPWFFEMFAGGWRFAPAPEPGHTIATWRYSFRCRPALVRPIADRIGVWLLRRDIHRRIAGYAEGCTDPVVLDAARQTLDAGEQSPDAGQRSPDDSPADET, encoded by the coding sequence ATGCCTGTCGTCGAGGCGGTAACCACCGTTCCCGTCCCGCCGGACCTGGCCTTCGCGGTGTCCCAGACCACCGCGCCGATCAGGTACCGGTGGGATCCGTTCGTCCGCGAGCAACACTTCACCGACGGCGCGAGCCACCCTGGCAAGGGGGTACGCACCTTCACCCGCTCCCGACACGGCCTGGGCATGGTCAGCGAGTACGTCTCCTTCGCCCCACCGAGCCACGTCGGCATGAAGATGGTGCGTGGACCGTGGTTCTTCGAGATGTTCGCTGGCGGCTGGCGGTTCGCGCCCGCCCCCGAGCCGGGGCACACCATTGCCACCTGGCGGTACAGCTTCCGGTGCCGGCCGGCGCTCGTCCGCCCGATCGCCGACCGGATCGGCGTCTGGCTGCTGCGTCGGGACATCCACCGCCGGATCGCCGGCTACGCCGAGGGCTGCACCGACCCGGTGGTGCTCGACGCCGCCCGGCAAACCCTCGACGCCGGTGAGCAGTCGCCCGATGCTGGCCAGCGGTCGCCCGATGATTCGCCGGCCGACGAAACCTGA
- a CDS encoding DUF485 domain-containing protein, which translates to MSTDTPAPAAAPAADRYVEVQRSEEFIGLRNALRRFVFPMTVAFFLWYALYVILSAYARGFMGTKLVGNINVALVFGLLQFVSTFLIAWLYSRYASRRLDPVADRIRAELEDEEVPR; encoded by the coding sequence ATGTCAACGGACACTCCCGCACCGGCCGCCGCCCCCGCAGCCGACCGGTACGTCGAGGTACAGCGGTCCGAAGAGTTCATCGGTCTGCGAAACGCCCTACGTCGGTTCGTCTTCCCGATGACGGTGGCGTTCTTCCTCTGGTACGCCCTCTACGTGATCCTGTCCGCGTACGCGCGCGGGTTCATGGGCACCAAACTGGTCGGCAACATCAACGTCGCACTGGTCTTCGGGCTGCTCCAGTTCGTCTCCACGTTCCTGATCGCCTGGCTCTACTCCCGGTACGCCAGCCGCCGGCTCGACCCGGTGGCCGACCGGATCCGGGCCGAACTGGAGGACGAGGAGGTGCCGCGATGA
- a CDS encoding NAD-dependent epimerase/dehydratase family protein — protein sequence MVVAQRFGPGHRILVTGGAGFVPSHLVDALVERGCTVVAVDNFVTGSKENVAHLADHPRFTLVEADVSDGLPHHHPAIAERFDAILHLASPASPKDFSTLPIEILRVGSLATLHLLDRAVADGARFLMASTSEAYGDPQVHPQVETYWGNVNPIGIRSVYDEAKRFSEAATMAYHRYRGLDAGIVRIFNTYGPRMRPDDGRAIPTFITQALRNEPITVHGTGAQTRSICYVDDLVRGILLLLDSTETGPINCGTEHEVSMRELAELIVSLTGSSSAVTYLTRTADDPEMRRPDLTLARERLGYEPAVSPHEGLRRTIEHFTQRLA from the coding sequence ATGGTGGTTGCGCAGCGCTTCGGTCCGGGTCATCGCATCCTCGTCACCGGCGGGGCCGGCTTCGTCCCGTCGCACCTGGTCGACGCCCTCGTCGAGCGGGGCTGCACCGTCGTCGCCGTCGACAACTTCGTGACCGGCTCGAAGGAGAACGTCGCCCACCTCGCCGACCACCCGAGGTTCACCCTGGTGGAGGCGGACGTCTCGGACGGACTTCCGCACCACCACCCGGCCATCGCCGAGCGCTTCGACGCGATCCTGCATCTGGCCTCTCCGGCCAGCCCCAAGGACTTCTCCACCCTGCCGATCGAGATCCTCCGCGTCGGCTCGCTCGCCACCCTGCACCTGCTCGACCGGGCGGTCGCCGACGGCGCCCGGTTCCTCATGGCCTCCACCTCCGAGGCGTACGGTGATCCGCAGGTGCACCCCCAGGTCGAGACGTACTGGGGCAACGTCAACCCGATCGGCATCCGAAGCGTCTACGACGAGGCGAAGCGCTTCTCCGAGGCGGCCACCATGGCCTACCACCGGTACCGGGGCCTCGACGCCGGCATCGTACGGATCTTCAACACGTACGGTCCCCGGATGCGGCCGGACGACGGCCGGGCCATCCCGACCTTCATCACCCAGGCGCTGCGCAACGAGCCGATCACCGTGCACGGTACGGGGGCACAGACCCGCTCCATCTGCTACGTAGACGACCTGGTCCGCGGCATCCTGCTACTGCTCGACTCGACCGAGACCGGCCCGATCAACTGCGGCACCGAGCACGAGGTCTCCATGCGGGAGTTGGCCGAGTTGATCGTGTCGCTGACCGGCAGCAGCTCGGCGGTGACGTATCTCACGCGTACCGCTGACGACCCGGAAATGCGACGTCCCGACCTGACCCTGGCCCGGGAACGACTCGGCTACGAGCCTGCGGTGAGCCCGCACGAAGGCCTAAGGCGGACAATCGAGCACTTCACTCAGCGACTCGCCTGA